ATGTGAGCAGTCAGGAATAGTGctagcagatttttttccaccacaACTTCTTGGCCTAACAGGATTGTGTTAAATGTTGCAACTCGGCAACTGAAAgatattcaaaaatatattggatttttttgtttgtttgtttttaacaacaGTCTGTCACACACCTTGCAACAAAGTCTCTGCTGACATCAAGGAAGATGAAGAAGCACTCATCATTCGGCGTGAAGGCTCGGTGAGCGCGGAggctccttctctcctctctcaaaCTCTTCAGATCAATGACATGCAGGTCTATCTCCTCAGCGATGGGAGGCGGAGACATGGGGTCAGAGATCACACATCCTGCTGGCCAGGCCCGGCTGTTTACATAAAGGTACCTGAGCAATTAATGGAAGTGAGGAAAGTTGTTAATTTGCAAAGAGGTTATATTGtgttaaatattgtttaatgCTGCATTAAAAGTATTAGGATGTGTATACTAGAGCATGTTGCCGTTGTTGCTTCCACTCGACTGCTAAGACACAGTTACAGGGATTTCCCACTCATCAGTGAGCTCGAGCTCTGACGGAAGATAAAGCCTGGCTCACAGGTGGTGTTTAAAATTCATTACAGGCGTTGATGATTGCTGGGTTGAGATTAGAGCTCGATACAAGCCAGTCAAACCTTCCAAGTTaatcacagaaaatgtttttctctgtggcCACATTAATTTTAACAACTTAATGTGACCTCAAACCACCATCCAATTCAAAAATAATTCTCTAAAACAtaactgtgtgctgtgctgtcagGCAGTATGAAAATGGCGCTGTCATAAATTTGCAGCCATAAAgccatctttgtttatttaccTGTGGTCTGGAGAAAGGCCCATACCGATAATGTGTCCATGGATATCAATGACGTGGTCCAGGGTATCAAAGGACTCATTTGAACTGCGCTCTTTGCCAAGGACTGGACCAGAAGTTGTCATTTGGTCAGGCTTAATCTGCTTAAtacctgcagaggaagagcagctACTACATCAGATGAGATGTCAGACAGCAGTGTCagatcttttttgtttttaaacacagcTTAATAAATGAGTTGGATTCTACTTAAATCATAACTCAAAAATCTGGTTTAGTCTCCGCAGCTTGGAAACAATTGTACCTATCTGGTGAGGAGAGTATGTAAGGCTGCCAGTGGTGAATAGTAGGTAAGTTTTGTCCTCTCCTTCCTTGGAGTCAGAGGGCTCAATGAGGCTTGTGTCACgtgcttttgtgtgtgctcTGCTCATCATCTGGGCGACTTGGCTCTCAATCTCTAGCTCCGTGGGTGCTACATTTTTACGAGTCTGAAAAAGGTgaagaataaagaaaaggacaaaatacGAGGCAGAATGAAGAGCTATGTTACCTCTGAAAAAATGCTTCAAAATGCCAAAGTGTTACATCAGGCTCACCTGTATGACATGCTCAAAGGGTGAAATGGTGGAGTTGCGGAGGCGGGCCGTGGGGAGGTGGCGAGACTTTGTTTCCCTTTGGcactcctcttcatcctcttccacttcctcttcctcttcatcttcctcactgCCAGAGGTTCCCAGGTCAAAGAGGAGGGGCtggtgcagctgctgctgccctttCTGCCTTTGAGCCTGAGactgggcctgggcctgggcctcATAGTCCAGCAACAAGTCTGGGTTGTCATGACGACTGCAATGGGCCACCATCACGGTGCGGATGGTGCTGGCATTGACATTCTGGATTTTGAAAAGGCGTTTGACCACGTTGATGTTCTCTGATTCAATATCCTATGGCAGAAAAGATGGACAGGAAGAAGTGGAAATgtgttgattttaattttacaagAATCTTCCTGTCTGGGCCGTATTAAGCTCCCACCTGGAAGGCTTTATTGAGCCAGAGCATAGAGCAGGAAGTCATGTTGCCTATCCAGCGCAGGTTCCCAGAGATCAGATGGGTCTCGTTCAGCCAGCAGCCAAACACGTCATACGGCTTGTTCCTCACCCGTGACAAGAGCATGTAATTTTCTGCAATGGCAAGCAAAATGGAGCAAGTGAGACCGATATCAAGGgaagtgaaaacacagctgctgaaagaGCTGGGTCCATGCTTTACCATTAAACAGTTCTGCTTCAAGTCAGATCAGTTTCTGGCTAGTTCCCAACtcaaattttcatttgatttactATAATTTACAGAGGCTAAAATCATTTTGGATGCTTTTTCAACATAATAAAAGACATCTGGTATAGAGTGTATTTTATTACAGAGCCACAGaagattattatcattactgtATCACAGTAATGACCACTGTAAATTGATGAAACATACTCATATGAACACATactatttcaaacatttaatttacataCATCAAGCCttataaatgcagaaaaaactgtttcaattaatatgaaattatttcttttgtctAATCTAAAAGGTTGATTCATATGACATGATGCTCCGACGTAATATTTCTCAGACAAGTTATGACTGTTGAGTAAAATGGGGTATTTTTGGTTCTTACCAAGGCTGAAGACCGCAATTTCCCCAGAGGAGGAGTTGTGTGGGCCCAGGTAAACACCAGAAACGAGCAGCAGGCTGTCATCGGCATTAAACTGGGAAAACTGGGTGTAGCCCCAATTGAACTGGCGCATGCTGGAGCTGTGCACCAATGAGATATTTCCATCTTGCCGCTCTGTGTCCCACAACTGCTCAGAAGAAAGCAGAGGAAGGTTTAGACAtcagttgatgatgatgatgatgatgatgatggtggtggtggtggtttgcGCATTGTCAGCTGCTCTATAAGGGGCACTGTGctgaaactgatttatttatatttttttatttacaatagGTCTGAAAAACATACTAACCGAATACTGAGAGCAGTCATTTGTCACTCTGGCAGTGAATAAGTACAACAGATCCAGGATGACAGTAACATTAATTACTTTCTACCTTAACAGTGCAGTCtttggagcaggaggagaaccGGTGACCTCTGTGGGAGAAAGCCAGGTGGAGGACTTGGTCGCTGTGCTCTCTCAGCGTCTGAACCTCCACACA
This sequence is a window from Echeneis naucrates chromosome 12, fEcheNa1.1, whole genome shotgun sequence. Protein-coding genes within it:
- the fbxw5 gene encoding F-box/WD repeat-containing protein 5; the protein is MECGPILPDSLVLEIFLRLPHDAVLRAGLTCKQWLAVSRDEFLWRDLFYSYYRIPRSVPRHPSAVSWYREFKRLFDCIPCVEVQTLREHSDQVLHLAFSHRGHRFSSCSKDCTVKLWDTERQDGNISLVHSSSMRQFNWGYTQFSQFNADDSLLLVSGVYLGPHNSSSGEIAVFSLENYMLLSRVRNKPYDVFGCWLNETHLISGNLRWIGNMTSCSMLWLNKAFQDIESENINVVKRLFKIQNVNASTIRTVMVAHCSRHDNPDLLLDYEAQAQAQSQAQRQKGQQQLHQPLLFDLGTSGSEEDEEEEEVEEDEEECQRETKSRHLPTARLRNSTISPFEHVIQTRKNVAPTELEIESQVAQMMSRAHTKARDTSLIEPSDSKEGEDKTYLLFTTGSLTYSPHQIGIKQIKPDQMTTSGPVLGKERSSNESFDTLDHVIDIHGHIIGMGLSPDHRYLYVNSRAWPAGCVISDPMSPPPIAEEIDLHVIDLKSLREERRSLRAHRAFTPNDECFFIFLDVSRDFVASGAEDKHGYIWDRHYNICLARLAHDDVVNSVAFSPADQELLLSASDDSTIKVWRSPRMVRLAQSPSRPPRPRNLLSSWLSRNKNSTSANSVNGKP